ATTGTTGGTGATGTCAATTTGAGACTTCGCCAAATCGAGCGTATTCTTGGCGTTAGCATGAGTGCGGAGAAAGTCGTTGCTTTACTAGAGCCACTTGAGATCCGCTGCGTTGGCAAAAACGAGGATGCGTTGCGGTTTGAGACGCCGAGTTTCCGTCCTGACTTAACCCGCGAGCGAGATTTGATTGAAGAGATTGCTCGTCGGTACGGTTATGACAATATCCCTGAACGCCTGCCATCTACGGGTGGTCCGGTTCAAACTGAAGTTCCGAAGGCTAGGCCGTCTGACGTTGCGAAGAAAACCCTGCGTGGATTGGGTATAACCGAGACCATTCATTACGCTTTCGGTAGTCCAAGCGTCTACAATAACGATGTTCTTGCAACTGGCGAAACTGTTCGAATCATTAACCCGCTGGGAGAAGAATTCAGCGCAATGCGAACCAGTTTGATGCCGGGGCTTCTCGAGTCGTTAAGTCGTAACCAGCGTCAACAGGCTACAACCGTAAAGCTATTTGAGGTGGGTACTGCGTTTTTCCAGAAGTCAGATGTCAGTGCGGATGAAGACGAAAAAGATAAGTTGATTCCATACCAGGAAGACCGAGCTGCGTGGGCTCTCTGGGGTGGACGTCATGAGGGGCGCTGGTACGAAGGTGCGGAGACATTTGATTTCACTGACTTGGCAGGGAGCGTGGAGAGCTTTTTAGCGGCCTTCGGGCTGGCTGGAGCGGTGGTCCGTGAGCCAGCGGATATCCCTGGTTTGAACCCATATGCTACGGCGAAGCTAAGTATTCAAGGTGAAACTGTTGGCTGGATGGGGCAATTGCACCCAGGTAAGTGTCGAGAATTGGGTATTTCTGGCCCTGTATATGTTGCCGAGATCGTAATTGATCATCTGGTGAAACAGCAGGTTGAAGGGACTTCCTTTAAGAGTCTACCAAAATATCCGGGGACGCGTCGTGATGTTGCAGTAGTGGTTGACCGATCGGTTTCTTCTGAGTCAATACGCCAGTTCTTGAAAGAAAATGCGGGCGGGGCCCTCGGACCCTCTATAATTCAGGACGTAATGATTTTTGATGTTTACACGGATAAGACCTTCAAGAAGAACGAAGTAAGCTTGGCGTTTGGCATCAAATACCGCAGCCACGATCGAACATTGACCGATGGAGAGGTTGGAACGGCATTTGAAGCTGTTTTAGAGGGATTAAAGTCCGAATTTGACCTTGAAATACGTTGATTAGAACATAGTAAAATTCTATAGGTTGCTGAAAACTATAGTTGTTTGCCATAATTAGCGCCTGGAGGGTGCACAATGACAAAAGCGGATTTGGTTGAAGCCATTCACGAACAAGTAGGACTTTCGAAAAAGGAGTCTGCCGACATCGTCGAGTTGGTTTTTGATACAATGAAGGACACGCTTGAAAAAGCGGAGAAGATTAAGATTAGTGGTTTCGGAAACTTCGAAGTTCGCGACAAGCGTTCTCGTGTAGGCCGTAACCCACAGACTGGGGAAGTTATTGAAATTTCCGCGCGTCGGGTTTTGACCTTTAAGCCTTCTCAGGTTCTCAAGAATGCACTGAATACTGCTGATGCTGCACAAGCACCGCAGGCTTCGTAAAAAGGCGATAGCTTGATGCCAGGACGAACGTCTTCAGGCGCGGGCAATCTGGGACCGGATACGTCTATCCCGGATAAGCTCTTCTTCAAGATCGGTGAGGTATCACTGCTTGTAGGAGTGCAGCCTCATGTTCTGCGTTATTGGGAAAAAGAAGTCTCGTCTATTCGTCCCGGAAAAACTGCATCCAATCAGCGCCGTTATAGGCGGAAGGATGTAGAGGTTTTTCGTGAGATTCGACGGCTTTTATACGAAGAGAAGTTCACCCTGGCTGGTGCACGGAAGCGTTTGATGTCGCCTCAGCAAAAGGGTGTCGAAGAGAGTGTTAAGGCGGAGGTCGTTCAGCGACCCCCCGCGGTATCAACTCCTGCACCTGCACCCTTAGCGGTTCGACAAGCTCCGCCGACAGCTTCTCAGTTGCGTTTGGACTTCGTTGATGACCGAGCCAGGGTGCATATCGAGAATGCAAAGGCTGGCCTTCGTGAACTCATAGCAATGTGCGGTGAATAAACCAGAAATCGATGGTTTGAATCAGACACTCAGCGACCCCTAAATCATAGAGGTCAGCCACACTAATCTAAAATAAAATTTCGTGGGTCGAGCGGTCGACCATGACGGCGAACTTCGTAATGTAGGTGCGGACCAGTCGAGATTCCTGTGCTACCCATTTCAGCGATAACCTCACCTCTGTGTACACGTTGGCCAAGCCTTACACGGTAGTTATTTAGATGCGCGAAGTGACTTTGAACTCCATATCCATGGTCAAGGACCACGGTTTTTCCGTAGCCGCCTCGACCGCCTTGCCAAATGACCATGCCATCAGCCGGAGCGAGGATCTCCATACCGGTATAACCAGCGATATCGAGCCCTTTGTGCATCAC
This Deltaproteobacteria bacterium DNA region includes the following protein-coding sequences:
- a CDS encoding phenylalanine--tRNA ligase subunit beta; this encodes MQVSLEWLSEFVDLPPLEELSKSLTMAGIEVEEENNPAENVSGVIVARVESTEKHPDADRLQVCKVNDGDEIRTVVCGAPNVAAGMLVPYAQIGARLPGFEISKRKMRGVVSEGMLCGRSELGLEDLVDGLWELPGSLTLGDDIFAATGMGPSLVLGITPNRPDCLSHLGIARELAASSGARLKPTKWRLLEKGGDVSGQARVVVKEPAACPRYALRALRNIKVGPSPEWLVRRLEQAGQRSINNVVDATNYVMLEYGQPLHAFDMARIDHEAGLPTITVRYADDGEVIETLNDEKHELTSADLVIADGSKAVALAGVMGGALAEVTDVTTSVLLESAYFEPTGIRRTSKRCRLHTDSSHRFERGADPGAVNRAVDRCAQILAEIAGAEVAKGAIKAFKKGEIVGDVNLRLRQIERILGVSMSAEKVVALLEPLEIRCVGKNEDALRFETPSFRPDLTRERDLIEEIARRYGYDNIPERLPSTGGPVQTEVPKARPSDVAKKTLRGLGITETIHYAFGSPSVYNNDVLATGETVRIINPLGEEFSAMRTSLMPGLLESLSRNQRQQATTVKLFEVGTAFFQKSDVSADEDEKDKLIPYQEDRAAWALWGGRHEGRWYEGAETFDFTDLAGSVESFLAAFGLAGAVVREPADIPGLNPYATAKLSIQGETVGWMGQLHPGKCRELGISGPVYVAEIVIDHLVKQQVEGTSFKSLPKYPGTRRDVAVVVDRSVSSESIRQFLKENAGGALGPSIIQDVMIFDVYTDKTFKKNEVSLAFGIKYRSHDRTLTDGEVGTAFEAVLEGLKSEFDLEIR
- a CDS encoding MerR family transcriptional regulator, translating into MPGRTSSGAGNLGPDTSIPDKLFFKIGEVSLLVGVQPHVLRYWEKEVSSIRPGKTASNQRRYRRKDVEVFREIRRLLYEEKFTLAGARKRLMSPQQKGVEESVKAEVVQRPPAVSTPAPAPLAVRQAPPTASQLRLDFVDDRARVHIENAKAGLRELIAMCGE
- a CDS encoding integration host factor subunit alpha, producing the protein MTKADLVEAIHEQVGLSKKESADIVELVFDTMKDTLEKAEKIKISGFGNFEVRDKRSRVGRNPQTGEVIEISARRVLTFKPSQVLKNALNTADAAQAPQAS